The Deltaproteobacteria bacterium genome includes a window with the following:
- a CDS encoding histone deacetylase, with protein sequence MRVFYTDTFVLPLPDGHKFPMEKYCRVRETLLEQQVINPSDLKIPRRATRQELSQAHDPHYVQRVLEGQLTAKETRRIGFPWSDAMVERSRRSVGATLEATSAAIKHGLGINLAGGTHHGFADRGEGFCVFNDVVVAARQIQHQHPNAQILVIDCDVHQGNGTAAMTQDTASIFTFSIHGARNFPYRKQVSDLDVALADGTGDSDYLDSLENALQTIDARFDPDIVFYLAGADPYEGDRFGRLGVSKKGLQERDHRVFSWCESQKIPLVITMSGGYAKDISDIVDIHVATVNCALHQFKFQSANFASRSS encoded by the coding sequence TTGCGAGTTTTTTATACGGATACATTCGTTCTACCACTACCCGATGGCCATAAATTCCCAATGGAGAAATACTGCCGAGTGCGCGAAACCCTACTAGAACAGCAGGTTATTAACCCTTCGGACTTGAAAATTCCTCGACGAGCAACCCGGCAAGAACTCTCCCAGGCCCACGACCCACATTACGTCCAACGCGTCCTAGAGGGGCAACTTACAGCCAAAGAGACACGTCGTATCGGTTTCCCGTGGTCTGATGCTATGGTCGAGCGCTCCCGGCGATCTGTCGGCGCTACTTTGGAAGCGACTTCGGCAGCAATAAAGCATGGGCTCGGAATCAATCTCGCCGGTGGCACGCACCACGGGTTTGCAGACCGAGGTGAAGGCTTTTGCGTGTTTAACGATGTGGTCGTCGCGGCCCGTCAAATCCAACATCAGCACCCCAATGCTCAGATTTTGGTCATCGATTGTGATGTCCATCAAGGCAACGGTACTGCAGCGATGACACAAGACACTGCCTCGATTTTTACCTTTTCGATTCACGGTGCCCGAAATTTCCCTTACCGAAAACAAGTCAGTGATCTCGACGTTGCCCTTGCCGATGGTACCGGTGACAGTGATTACTTAGACTCTCTAGAGAATGCGCTCCAGACCATTGATGCCCGATTTGACCCCGATATTGTGTTCTACCTAGCTGGAGCAGATCCCTACGAGGGAGATCGCTTTGGAAGACTCGGTGTTAGTAAAAAAGGGCTCCAAGAGCGTGACCACCGGGTCTTCTCTTGGTGTGAAAGTCAAAAGATTCCGTTGGTCATCACCATGTCGGGTGGCTACGCAAAAGATATCAGTGATATTGTAGACATTCATGTGGCTACCGTAAATTGCGCTCTCCACCAGTTCAAATTCCAGTCGGCAAACTTTGCTTCTAGGAGTTCATGA